The Oscillospiraceae bacterium genome contains a region encoding:
- the glyQS gene encoding glycine--tRNA ligase, whose translation MNNREKSFDTIVALCKNRGFVYPGSEIYGGLANSWDYGPLGVEFKNNVKKAWLKKFVQESPTNVGLDAAIIMNPETWITTGHVAGFSDPLLDCKACKARHRADKLIGDAHPDVNADAMSFEEMDAFIAGHEDVVCPVCGKHDFTPIRKFNLMFKTAIGVTEDSSSTCYLRPETAQGIFVNFANIQRTTRRKLPFGVCQVGKAFRNEITPGNFTFRTREFEQMECEFFCKPGTDLEWFAYWKDYCKNWLLSLGIRQENLRLRDHDPAELAFYSRATTDIEYAFPFTEWGELWGIADRTDYDLGRHQEASGKSLEYFDPETNEHYIPYVIEPSLGADRVALAFLCEAYDEEIVDEAKNDKRVVLRLHPALAPYKAAVLPLSKKLGEAARPIWQELAKYFMVDYDEAGSIGKRYRRQDEIGTPLCITVDFDTFGDGEKAGDGCVTIRDRDTMEQVRLPIGEVKAYIEKKIEF comes from the coding sequence ATGAACAATCGAGAAAAAAGCTTTGACACCATCGTGGCACTGTGCAAGAACCGGGGGTTCGTATACCCGGGCAGCGAGATCTACGGCGGCCTTGCCAACAGCTGGGACTACGGGCCGCTGGGCGTGGAGTTCAAGAACAACGTGAAAAAGGCGTGGCTGAAAAAGTTTGTGCAGGAGAGCCCCACCAACGTTGGGCTGGACGCCGCCATCATCATGAACCCGGAGACCTGGATCACCACCGGCCATGTGGCGGGCTTTTCGGACCCGCTGCTGGACTGCAAGGCCTGCAAGGCGCGGCACCGGGCGGACAAGCTGATCGGCGACGCGCACCCGGATGTGAACGCCGACGCCATGAGCTTTGAAGAGATGGACGCCTTTATTGCCGGGCATGAGGACGTGGTGTGCCCGGTGTGCGGCAAACACGACTTTACCCCCATCCGCAAGTTTAACCTGATGTTCAAGACCGCCATCGGCGTGACCGAGGATTCCTCCTCCACCTGCTACCTGCGGCCCGAGACCGCGCAGGGTATTTTTGTGAATTTTGCCAACATCCAGCGCACTACCCGCCGCAAGCTGCCCTTCGGCGTGTGCCAGGTGGGCAAGGCCTTCCGCAATGAGATCACCCCGGGCAACTTTACCTTCCGCACCCGCGAGTTCGAGCAGATGGAGTGCGAGTTCTTCTGCAAGCCCGGCACGGATCTGGAGTGGTTCGCCTACTGGAAGGACTACTGCAAAAACTGGCTGCTGAGCCTGGGCATTCGGCAGGAGAACCTGCGCCTGCGGGACCACGACCCCGCCGAGCTGGCCTTTTACTCCCGCGCCACCACCGACATCGAGTATGCCTTCCCGTTCACCGAGTGGGGCGAATTGTGGGGCATTGCCGACCGCACCGATTACGACCTGGGCCGCCACCAGGAGGCCAGCGGCAAGAGCCTGGAATACTTTGACCCGGAAACGAACGAGCACTACATCCCCTACGTGATCGAGCCCAGCCTCGGCGCCGACCGGGTGGCCCTGGCGTTTTTGTGCGAGGCCTACGACGAGGAGATCGTGGACGAGGCCAAGAACGACAAGCGGGTGGTGCTGCGGCTGCACCCGGCGCTGGCGCCCTACAAGGCGGCGGTGCTGCCCCTTTCGAAAAAATTGGGCGAGGCGGCCCGGCCCATCTGGCAGGAGCTGGCCAAATACTTTATGGTGGATTACGACGAGGCGGGCTCCATCGGCAAGCGCTACCGCCGGCAGGACGAGATCGGCACCCCGCTGTGCATCACCGTGGACTTCGACACCTTTGGCGACGGCGAGAAGGCGGGCGACGGCTGCGTGACCATCCGCGACCGCGACACCATGGAACAGGTGCGCCTGCCCATCGGCGAGGTGAAGGCCTACATCGAAAAGAAGATCGAGTTTTAA
- a CDS encoding aminopeptidase, translating into MDQTLMQKYADFIVRVGVNVRPGQTFIIHCPVEAAFFARACAKAGFEAGAADVVVKYGDEQLARIRMELGDEAALSDVKPHLLRSYLDYAESEGGVCTLNIHADDPEAFKGLDAGKLNRVNLARRAALEPWRAYTMNDRVQWCVVAIPTPAWAHTVFPELPEAEAVETLWKLIFEVCRVNGTNDPVAEWKAHTAKMTAYRDKLNALELASVRFESANGTDLTVGLADGHTWEGAASVAENGAAFIPNIPTEEVFTAPHRERVNGVVKGTRPYVYNGQLIEGFSVTFEAGRVVAHSAEKNDALLGELLASDQGACRIGEVALVPASSPINRSGVLFYNTLFDENAACHIAFGAGYPGTVKGGNTMSKEELLACGVNDSAIHEDVMVGAADMRITGLTRAGATVTIFEKGEWAL; encoded by the coding sequence ATGGATCAGACGCTGATGCAGAAATACGCCGATTTTATTGTGCGGGTGGGGGTGAACGTGCGCCCCGGCCAGACCTTTATCATCCACTGCCCGGTGGAGGCCGCCTTTTTTGCCCGGGCCTGCGCAAAGGCCGGCTTTGAGGCAGGCGCGGCGGACGTGGTGGTGAAATACGGTGACGAACAGCTGGCGCGCATCCGCATGGAGCTGGGCGACGAGGCCGCTTTGAGCGACGTGAAGCCCCACCTGCTGCGCAGCTACCTGGACTATGCCGAGAGCGAGGGCGGCGTGTGCACCCTGAACATCCACGCCGACGACCCGGAGGCATTCAAGGGGCTGGATGCGGGCAAGCTGAACCGGGTGAACCTGGCCCGCCGGGCCGCGCTGGAGCCCTGGCGCGCCTATACCATGAACGACCGGGTGCAGTGGTGCGTGGTGGCGATCCCCACCCCGGCCTGGGCGCACACCGTATTCCCGGAGCTGCCCGAGGCCGAGGCCGTGGAAACGCTGTGGAAGCTGATTTTTGAGGTGTGCCGGGTGAACGGGACAAACGACCCGGTGGCCGAGTGGAAGGCCCACACCGCAAAAATGACCGCGTACCGGGACAAGCTGAACGCCCTGGAGCTTGCGAGCGTGCGGTTTGAAAGTGCCAACGGCACAGACCTGACTGTAGGTTTGGCCGACGGCCACACCTGGGAGGGCGCGGCCAGCGTGGCCGAAAACGGGGCCGCGTTCATTCCGAACATCCCCACCGAGGAGGTGTTCACCGCGCCCCACCGCGAGCGGGTGAACGGCGTTGTGAAGGGCACGCGGCCCTATGTGTACAACGGCCAGCTGATCGAGGGCTTTTCGGTGACCTTTGAGGCTGGCCGGGTGGTGGCCCATTCGGCTGAAAAAAACGACGCGCTGCTGGGCGAGCTGCTTGCCAGCGACCAGGGGGCCTGCCGCATCGGCGAGGTTGCCCTGGTGCCTGCCTCGAGCCCCATCAACCGCAGCGGCGTGCTGTTTTACAACACCCTGTTTGATGAGAACGCCGCCTGCCACATTGCTTTCGGCGCGGGCTACCCCGGCACGGTGAAGGGCGGGAACACAATGAGCAAGGAAGAGCTGCTGGCCTGCGGCGTGAACGACTCGGCCATCCATGAGGACGTGATGGTGGGCGCGGCGGACATGCGCATCACCGGCCTGACCCGGGCCGGGGCCACCGTGACTATTTTTGAGAAAGGCGAGTGGGCCCTGTGA
- the rbfA gene encoding ribosome-binding factor A, whose amino-acid sequence MPNAKNQGRLAQDMKRELIGIIGQMKDPRLGGGLLTVTRLDVTPDLDQAKVFVSLMGSEEAAAEAVKALNRAAGHVRTEISRRMHIRKAPRFVFVRDDGAAYAAHINELLADLHKGEL is encoded by the coding sequence ATGCCTAATGCAAAAAATCAAGGACGTTTGGCCCAGGACATGAAGCGGGAACTCATTGGCATCATCGGCCAGATGAAGGACCCCCGCCTTGGCGGCGGGCTGCTGACCGTGACCCGGCTGGACGTGACGCCGGATCTGGATCAGGCAAAGGTATTCGTGAGCCTGATGGGCAGCGAGGAGGCGGCCGCAGAGGCGGTGAAGGCCCTGAACCGGGCCGCCGGCCATGTGCGCACCGAGATCTCCCGGCGCATGCACATCCGCAAGGCGCCCCGCTTTGTGTTCGTGCGGGATGACGGCGCGGCCTATGCCGCCCACATCAACGAACTGCTGGCGGACCTGCACAAGGGCGAGCTTTGA
- a CDS encoding adenine phosphoribosyltransferase produces MSECYELHVAGVVRQLPIIQLTPELAIASFVILGDQELVTAAAQALAPKLPPVDYLLTAEAKGIPLVHELSRLLGLPYYIVARKSVKPYMAQPLVDEVTSITTQKPQTLCLDGKDALAIRGKRVAIVDDVISTGESLGAIERLAEKAGAQVVAKAAILAEGDAAHRADILFLEPLPLFVQ; encoded by the coding sequence ATGTCTGAATGCTATGAACTTCACGTGGCCGGCGTCGTGCGCCAGCTTCCCATCATCCAGCTCACGCCGGAGCTGGCCATTGCAAGCTTTGTGATCCTGGGCGACCAGGAACTGGTAACGGCCGCCGCCCAGGCCCTCGCCCCCAAGCTGCCGCCGGTGGATTATCTCCTCACCGCCGAGGCAAAGGGTATCCCTCTGGTGCACGAGCTCAGCCGCCTTTTGGGCCTGCCCTATTACATTGTGGCCCGCAAGAGCGTAAAGCCCTACATGGCCCAGCCCCTGGTCGACGAGGTGACCTCCATCACCACCCAGAAGCCCCAGACCCTCTGCCTGGACGGCAAGGACGCGCTGGCCATCCGCGGCAAGCGCGTGGCCATTGTGGACGACGTGATCAGCACCGGCGAAAGCCTGGGCGCCATCGAGCGCCTGGCCGAAAAGGCCGGCGCGCAGGTCGTGGCCAAAGCCGCGATCCTGGCCGAGGGCGATGCCGCCCACCGGGCCGACATCCTTTTTCTGGAACCGCTCCCCCTGTTTGTGCAATAA
- a CDS encoding transposase, producing the protein MELVCRLLEVSRSGYYEWLGRKPSLRRQKDQELKRRLLSLHQRYPALGLDSLYHLIRPQLSCSRKRIHRLMNEMNISSTRRRAYKATTNSRHAHPIAPNLLARRFSFDKPDTAWVGDITYIPTGEGWLYCAVVKDLCTKQIVGYAFSDRIDTNLTLAALGMAVRRRKPLPGLIFHSDRGVQYAAYAYRQRLASLGIRQSMSRKGDPYDNAVAENFFSCLKCECVHLRHFASRAQAMADVFAYIETFYNPVRPHSSIGWRPPDAFARALSEHPAA; encoded by the coding sequence GTGGAACTTGTATGCCGACTGCTGGAGGTCTCCCGCAGCGGGTACTACGAATGGCTGGGCCGCAAACCCTCTTTGCGCCGGCAGAAGGATCAGGAACTGAAACGCCGGCTGCTGAGCCTGCACCAGCGTTATCCCGCCCTTGGGCTGGACAGCCTGTATCACCTGATCCGCCCGCAGCTTTCCTGCTCGCGCAAGCGCATCCACCGCCTGATGAACGAGATGAACATCTCCTCCACGCGCAGGCGTGCCTACAAAGCCACGACCAACTCAAGACACGCGCACCCCATCGCGCCCAATCTCCTTGCGCGCCGCTTCTCCTTTGACAAGCCAGACACCGCATGGGTCGGCGATATTACCTATATCCCCACCGGCGAGGGCTGGCTCTACTGCGCTGTTGTGAAAGACCTTTGCACAAAGCAGATCGTCGGCTACGCCTTCTCCGACCGCATCGACACAAATCTCACTCTCGCCGCCCTCGGCATGGCCGTCCGGCGCCGCAAGCCTCTGCCCGGCCTCATCTTCCACTCCGACCGCGGCGTCCAATACGCCGCCTACGCTTACCGTCAGCGTCTCGCCAGCCTCGGCATCCGGCAAAGCATGTCCCGCAAGGGCGATCCCTATGACAACGCCGTGGCCGAAAACTTCTTCAGCTGCCTCAAGTGCGAGTGCGTCCATCTGCGCCATTTCGCCTCAAGGGCACAAGCCATGGCAGACGTCTTCGCTTATATCGAGACCTTTTACAACCCAGTGCGCCCGCATTCCTCTATTGGCTGGCGTCCTCCGGATGCCTTTGCGCGTGCCTTGTCTGAGCATCCCGCCGCCTGA
- a CDS encoding integrase, producing METRILSAAALEEFRGCLLRQERGTRTVEKYLRDAQAFYSFLPEGKQVDKEAVIRYKAYLTETYKAASTNSMLVAINRLLGFLGWQDCQVKLLRIQRANFREAKKELTKTEYQQLLSAACRKKNERLCLLMQTLCSTGLRVSEHRFVTAEALRCGTARVRNKGKERIVLLPPELVTRLLAYCKSKGVDSGAVFVTRSGRPMERTNIWADMKRLCAEAGVEPGKVYPHNLRHLFALTYYRQQGDVIGLADVLGHSSVETTRIYTTTSGEEQKRRVAGLGLVGHSI from the coding sequence ATGGAAACACGAATTTTAAGCGCGGCGGCACTGGAAGAATTTCGGGGCTGCTTGCTGCGCCAGGAGCGCGGCACACGCACCGTTGAAAAATACCTGAGGGATGCGCAGGCCTTTTATTCCTTTTTGCCGGAGGGAAAGCAGGTGGACAAGGAGGCGGTGATCCGTTATAAAGCGTATCTGACGGAAACATACAAAGCGGCAAGCACAAATTCGATGCTGGTGGCGATCAACCGCCTTTTGGGCTTTTTGGGGTGGCAGGACTGCCAGGTAAAGCTGCTGCGCATACAGCGCGCCAATTTCCGCGAAGCGAAAAAGGAACTTACCAAAACGGAATATCAACAGCTGCTTTCGGCGGCCTGCCGCAAAAAAAATGAAAGGCTGTGTTTGCTGATGCAGACCCTGTGCAGCACGGGCCTGCGGGTGAGCGAACACCGGTTTGTAACGGCGGAGGCACTGCGCTGCGGCACAGCACGGGTGCGCAACAAGGGCAAGGAACGGATCGTGCTTTTGCCCCCGGAGCTGGTAACGCGGCTGCTGGCTTACTGCAAAAGCAAAGGAGTGGATTCAGGGGCGGTGTTCGTAACCCGGAGCGGCCGGCCGATGGAACGCACCAACATTTGGGCGGACATGAAGCGGCTGTGTGCGGAGGCGGGTGTGGAACCCGGGAAAGTATACCCCCACAACCTGCGCCACCTGTTTGCGCTTACGTATTATAGACAGCAGGGGGATGTGATCGGGCTTGCCGATGTTCTGGGCCATTCCAGCGTTGAGACCACCCGCATTTACACCACCACGAGCGGCGAGGAACAAAAACGCCGCGTTGCAGGGTTGGGGCTGGTGGGCCACAGCATTTGA
- the nusA gene encoding transcription termination/antitermination protein NusA, with amino-acid sequence MNAEFFEALSMLEKERGLTADYLIEKIEAAIVIAVKKDYEVEDDNVLVEIDPEHGKFSVSLVRDVVEEVENPKIQLSVEEAQAIRKSYKLGDRVVTPLKTKDFGRIAAQTAKHVIRQGIREAERNQLYSEMQSKAHEIVTARVLRIDPERGIVALEMGKGEAVLPRSEQVPGEEFYEGQHVQVYVKDVLVTERGPKIIISRTSEQLVKRMFEMEVPEIFDGTVEIRAISREAGVRTKMAVWSKDENVDPVGACIGAHGARVNKIVEELGGEKIDIVRWSEDVAEFISAALSPAKVVKVEILEGERKACRVTVPDHQLSLAIGNKGQNARLCARLTGYNIDIRPESGYYGEDEEEEKPAQE; translated from the coding sequence ATGAACGCAGAGTTTTTCGAAGCGCTTTCCATGCTGGAAAAAGAGCGCGGCCTGACCGCCGATTACCTGATCGAAAAGATCGAGGCGGCCATTGTGATCGCCGTGAAAAAGGATTACGAGGTGGAGGACGACAACGTGCTGGTGGAGATCGACCCCGAGCACGGCAAATTCAGTGTGAGCCTGGTGCGCGACGTGGTGGAAGAGGTGGAAAACCCCAAGATCCAGCTTTCGGTGGAAGAGGCCCAGGCCATCCGCAAGAGCTACAAGCTGGGCGACCGGGTGGTCACCCCCCTGAAAACCAAGGACTTTGGGCGCATTGCCGCCCAGACGGCAAAGCACGTGATCCGGCAGGGCATCCGCGAGGCCGAGCGCAACCAGCTGTACAGCGAGATGCAGTCCAAGGCGCACGAGATCGTGACCGCCCGGGTGCTTCGCATCGACCCGGAGCGGGGCATCGTGGCGCTGGAGATGGGCAAGGGCGAGGCGGTCCTGCCCCGCTCGGAGCAGGTGCCCGGCGAGGAGTTTTACGAGGGCCAGCACGTGCAGGTGTATGTGAAGGATGTGCTGGTGACCGAGCGCGGCCCCAAGATCATCATCAGCCGCACCAGCGAACAGCTGGTCAAGCGCATGTTCGAGATGGAGGTGCCCGAGATCTTTGACGGCACCGTGGAAATCCGGGCCATCAGCCGCGAGGCGGGCGTGCGCACCAAGATGGCGGTGTGGAGCAAGGATGAAAACGTGGATCCGGTGGGCGCGTGCATCGGCGCCCACGGCGCCCGCGTGAACAAGATCGTGGAGGAGCTGGGCGGCGAAAAGATCGACATTGTGCGCTGGAGCGAGGACGTGGCCGAGTTCATCAGCGCCGCGCTGAGCCCCGCAAAAGTGGTGAAGGTGGAGATTTTGGAGGGCGAGCGCAAGGCCTGCCGTGTGACCGTGCCGGACCACCAGCTGAGCCTGGCCATTGGCAACAAGGGCCAGAATGCCCGCCTGTGCGCCCGCCTGACCGGCTATAATATAGACATCCGGCCCGAGAGCGGCTACTACGGCGAGGACGAGGAAGAGGAAAAGCCGGCGCAGGAATAA
- a CDS encoding phosphoesterase RecJ-like protein: MSEILELLELISRLLHAEDVLLLCHKNPDGDTIGSAAALQHALKNLGKNAAVLCADPIPARYGYMQLEPYTGQFTPGYVVAVDIAGIQLFGDALQPYVERVDLCIDHHSSNAGYADAMYLDGGAAATAEIIYELLRAMNAEITPLIADCLYTGLSTDTGCFLYSNTTAHTHTVAAALMEAGARVEDLNAILFESKTRERMAIEKVALDNLEYHFDGRCALMYMTREEIAASGVNMSDLEDLTGLPRKIEGVQVGVTLRQLPGASYKISVRTVKGVDACAIAKRLGGGGHARAAGCELEGNLDNAKAAVLAEVEKELKKLEEAAEAAES; encoded by the coding sequence ATGAGCGAAATCCTGGAACTTTTAGAGCTGATCAGCCGGCTGCTGCACGCCGAGGATGTGCTGCTGCTGTGCCATAAAAACCCGGACGGCGACACCATCGGCAGCGCCGCCGCGCTGCAGCACGCGCTGAAAAACCTGGGCAAAAACGCGGCGGTGCTGTGTGCAGACCCCATTCCCGCGCGGTATGGCTACATGCAGCTGGAGCCCTATACCGGCCAGTTTACCCCCGGCTATGTGGTGGCGGTGGACATTGCCGGCATCCAGCTGTTCGGCGACGCGCTGCAGCCCTATGTGGAGAGGGTGGATCTGTGCATCGACCACCATTCCTCCAACGCGGGCTATGCCGACGCCATGTATCTGGACGGCGGCGCGGCGGCCACGGCCGAGATCATTTACGAGCTGCTGCGGGCCATGAACGCGGAGATCACCCCCCTGATCGCGGACTGCCTGTACACCGGCCTTTCCACCGACACCGGCTGCTTTTTGTACTCCAACACCACCGCCCACACCCACACGGTGGCGGCGGCTTTGATGGAGGCGGGCGCCCGGGTGGAAGACCTGAACGCCATCCTGTTCGAGAGCAAGACCCGGGAGCGCATGGCCATTGAAAAGGTGGCGCTGGACAATCTGGAATATCATTTTGACGGCCGGTGCGCCCTGATGTATATGACCCGGGAGGAGATCGCCGCCAGCGGCGTGAACATGTCGGATCTGGAGGATCTGACCGGGCTGCCCCGGAAGATCGAAGGGGTGCAGGTGGGCGTGACCCTGCGCCAGCTGCCCGGCGCCAGCTATAAGATCAGCGTGCGCACGGTAAAGGGCGTGGACGCCTGCGCCATTGCAAAGCGCCTGGGCGGCGGCGGCCACGCCAGGGCCGCCGGCTGCGAGCTGGAGGGCAACCTGGACAACGCCAAGGCCGCTGTGCTGGCCGAGGTGGAAAAAGAGCTGAAAAAGCTGGAGGAGGCCGCTGAGGCCGCCGAGAGCTGA
- a CDS encoding guanine permease encodes MEFLQDLLAAIGVVLNGIPQGLLAMSLGFASVPTALGFLVGAAGCAALGSVAPISFQAETVVMAGTMGKNMRERLSMVLFAGITMAVLGACGLLTVITNFAGDVVLHAMMAGVGLVLTKLSLGMLKENALVGGVSIAVAFLVYFFLGHNLVYTIVLSLVAASVAAKLAKQDIGGGVGHGEKMARLVLQKPVFNLTVLRGALALACLTIGANIAFGNITGSMAGAAQNVDHLTIYSGLADAVSALFGGAPVEAIISATGSAPHPVGAGVLMMIIMAAILFFGLLPKIGKFVPSQSIAGFLLILGAVVTIPGDAAIAFSGANPGDPLVAGVTMGVTAFVDPFVGMLAGILLKVLFGFGLGL; translated from the coding sequence ATGGAATTTTTGCAGGATCTTCTGGCGGCCATCGGTGTTGTGCTGAACGGCATCCCCCAGGGCCTTTTGGCAATGAGCCTGGGCTTTGCGTCGGTGCCCACAGCGCTGGGCTTTTTGGTGGGCGCCGCCGGGTGCGCCGCCCTGGGCAGCGTGGCGCCCATCTCGTTCCAGGCCGAAACCGTGGTCATGGCGGGCACCATGGGCAAGAACATGCGCGAGCGGCTGTCCATGGTGCTCTTTGCCGGCATCACCATGGCGGTGCTGGGTGCCTGCGGCCTGTTGACCGTCATCACAAACTTCGCCGGCGACGTGGTTCTGCACGCCATGATGGCCGGCGTCGGCCTGGTGCTCACCAAGCTGAGCCTGGGCATGCTGAAGGAAAACGCCCTGGTGGGCGGGGTCTCCATTGCGGTCGCGTTTTTGGTGTACTTTTTCCTGGGGCACAATCTGGTGTACACCATCGTTCTCAGCCTGGTGGCGGCCAGCGTTGCGGCAAAGCTGGCAAAGCAGGACATTGGCGGCGGCGTGGGCCACGGCGAAAAGATGGCCAGGCTGGTCCTGCAAAAGCCCGTCTTCAATCTCACCGTGCTGCGCGGCGCGCTGGCGCTGGCCTGCCTGACCATCGGCGCCAACATCGCCTTCGGCAACATCACCGGCAGCATGGCGGGCGCGGCCCAGAACGTGGACCATCTCACCATCTATTCCGGCCTGGCCGACGCGGTCAGCGCCCTGTTCGGCGGCGCCCCTGTGGAGGCGATCATCTCGGCCACCGGCTCGGCCCCCCACCCGGTGGGCGCGGGCGTGCTCATGATGATCATCATGGCCGCGATCCTTTTCTTCGGCCTCCTGCCGAAGATCGGCAAATTCGTTCCCAGCCAAAGCATTGCCGGTTTCCTTTTGATCCTGGGCGCGGTGGTCACCATCCCCGGCGACGCTGCAATCGCCTTCTCGGGCGCGAACCCCGGCGATCCCCTCGTGGCCGGGGTCACCATGGGCGTCACCGCCTTTGTGGACCCCTTTGTGGGCATGCTGGCCGGCATCCTGCTCAAGGTCCTGTTCGGCTTCGGGCTCGGCCTGTGA
- the rimP gene encoding ribosome maturation factor RimP yields the protein MGKASGGQTTVQTVEQLVRPVLEGMGLRLWDVRFEKEGPDWYLRVLIDRDEPLDLDTCEAASRAVDPVIDAADPIAESYFLEVGSPGLGRRLTRPEHFAQYQGQKVAARLIRPDEAGRREYAGPLAAFEGGRVTIAAPEGEKTFELASASYVKLCDDEDLF from the coding sequence ATGGGGAAGGCGAGCGGCGGCCAGACCACGGTGCAAACGGTGGAGCAGCTGGTCCGCCCGGTGCTGGAAGGCATGGGGCTGCGGCTGTGGGATGTGCGCTTTGAAAAGGAAGGGCCGGACTGGTACCTGCGGGTCCTGATCGACCGGGACGAGCCGCTGGATCTGGATACCTGCGAGGCGGCCAGCCGCGCGGTGGATCCGGTCATCGACGCGGCGGACCCCATTGCCGAGAGCTATTTTTTGGAGGTGGGCAGCCCGGGGCTTGGGCGCAGGCTGACCCGGCCCGAGCACTTTGCGCAGTATCAGGGGCAGAAGGTGGCCGCGCGGCTGATCCGGCCGGACGAGGCGGGCAGGCGGGAGTACGCGGGCCCGCTGGCGGCCTTTGAGGGCGGCCGGGTGACCATTGCCGCGCCTGAGGGCGAAAAAACGTTTGAGCTGGCCAGCGCCAGTTATGTAAAGCTGTGTGACGACGAAGACCTGTTTTAA
- the truB gene encoding tRNA pseudouridine synthase B — MNGILVVDKPAGWTSFDVIAKLRGVLATRKLGHSGTLDPMATGVLPVFVGAAAKAVDLQPDHDKAYRALVRFGLATDTGDVTGETLETSGAPVSAQQVLAALPALTGPQMQTPPMYSAVKVDGVPLYKLARQGKTVERKARPVTIYRLELCGEAGEREFWLDVECSKGTYVRTLVEELGRAVGCPACLAALRRTRAGAFGLEASHGMESIQAAKDEGGLERLLLPVDTVFRHLPKAAVDEAAAARLLNGAPTYRFGRPEGVYRLYGPEGFLGLGRVREDTLTVEKLFVERA; from the coding sequence ATGAACGGCATTTTAGTGGTGGATAAGCCGGCGGGCTGGACCAGCTTTGACGTGATTGCCAAGCTGCGGGGCGTGCTGGCCACCCGGAAGCTGGGGCACTCGGGCACGCTGGACCCCATGGCCACCGGCGTTCTGCCGGTCTTTGTGGGGGCGGCCGCCAAGGCGGTGGACCTGCAGCCGGACCATGACAAGGCCTACCGGGCGCTGGTGCGCTTTGGCCTGGCCACCGACACGGGCGACGTGACCGGCGAAACGCTGGAAACGAGCGGCGCGCCGGTGAGCGCCCAACAGGTGCTGGCGGCGCTGCCCGCGCTGACCGGGCCCCAGATGCAGACCCCGCCCATGTATTCGGCGGTGAAGGTGGACGGCGTGCCCCTTTACAAGCTGGCGCGCCAGGGGAAAACGGTGGAGCGCAAAGCGCGCCCGGTGACCATTTACCGCCTGGAGCTTTGCGGGGAGGCCGGCGAGCGGGAATTCTGGCTGGACGTGGAGTGCAGCAAGGGCACCTATGTGCGCACGCTGGTGGAGGAGCTGGGCCGCGCCGTGGGCTGCCCGGCCTGCCTTGCGGCGCTGCGGCGCACCCGGGCGGGCGCCTTTGGGTTGGAAGCCAGCCACGGCATGGAGAGCATCCAGGCCGCAAAGGACGAGGGCGGCCTGGAACGGCTGCTGCTGCCTGTGGACACGGTGTTTCGGCACCTGCCGAAGGCGGCGGTGGACGAGGCCGCCGCCGCGCGCCTTTTGAACGGGGCGCCCACCTATCGCTTCGGCCGGCCGGAAGGGGTGTACCGCCTGTATGGCCCGGAGGGCTTTCTGGGCCTGGGCCGGGTGCGGGAAGATACCCTGACAGTGGAAAAATTGTTTGTGGAAAGGGCGTGA
- a CDS encoding LrgB family protein, producing MKETLCSNALFGIVLCAAAWQAGVWVNKKLRTPLAHPLLVGIVLAAGFLTVFDIPLAWFQQGGQIINLLLAPATAALGLSVWRQRAVLRQNFWPVVLGCAAGSAVNALAVNGLCRLLALDAALTKSLLPRSVTTPIAVALSEQGGGLPPVTTICVLFTGILGAVAAPFLVRLFRLETEPVAAGVAIGTSSHAIGTTAALQLGEVQGAMSSVSIGVAGLLTALLALVW from the coding sequence ATGAAGGAAACCCTGTGCAGCAACGCGCTGTTCGGCATTGTGCTGTGCGCCGCCGCGTGGCAGGCGGGCGTGTGGGTGAACAAAAAGCTCAGGACCCCGCTGGCGCACCCGCTGCTGGTGGGAATCGTGCTGGCGGCGGGCTTTTTAACGGTGTTTGACATTCCGCTGGCCTGGTTCCAGCAGGGCGGGCAGATCATCAACCTGCTGCTGGCGCCCGCGACGGCGGCGCTGGGGCTTTCGGTCTGGCGGCAGCGGGCGGTGCTGCGGCAGAACTTTTGGCCGGTGGTGCTGGGCTGCGCCGCGGGCAGCGCGGTGAACGCGCTTGCGGTGAACGGGCTGTGCCGCCTGCTGGCGCTGGACGCGGCGCTGACCAAAAGCCTTTTGCCCCGCAGCGTGACCACCCCCATTGCGGTGGCGCTGAGCGAACAGGGGGGCGGGCTGCCCCCGGTGACCACGATCTGTGTGCTGTTCACCGGCATTCTGGGCGCGGTGGCCGCGCCCTTTCTGGTGCGGCTGTTCCGGCTGGAAACCGAGCCGGTGGCGGCGGGGGTGGCCATTGGCACGTCCAGCCACGCGATCGGTACCACCGCGGCCCTGCAGCTGGGCGAGGTGCAGGGCGCAATGAGCAGCGTTTCCATTGGGGTGGCGGGGCTGCTGACCGCGCTGCTGGCGCTGGTTTGGTAG